In Nicotiana tabacum cultivar K326 chromosome 17, ASM71507v2, whole genome shotgun sequence, one DNA window encodes the following:
- the LOC107793736 gene encoding uncharacterized protein LOC107793736: MLSCGEMSVLERQRAVLERLYSQSKQQLSSLPLQNLAQFNNLITGQMMGSLDVPIERMNENFTNFDMFGREHDKGITGFGFTNNWQETARPSFSTVSNSSITTVSPPPEKEIDTIVAPRRNAVSTKKRKTEQFPEEEDCKIKRPQSEISEKSQRAASGNNSKENSKTSEVQKPDYIHVRARRGQATDSHSLAERARREKISKKMKYLQDIVPGCNKVTGKAGMLDEIINYVQSLQKQVEFLSMKLAVLNPRLDLNTDNFFTKDFPSYMSNFPTVDIPTLSEYSLIQHQQMLPQRRENCLMSFPEAAASPITVVQQQPNFETDLQSLFQCQF; this comes from the exons ATGTTAAGCTGCGGGGAAATGAGCGTTCTTGAGAGACAGAGAGCAGTATTGGAACGTCTTTATAGCCAATCCAAACAGCAGCTTTCTTCTCTGCCTCTGCAAAATCTTGCTCAGTTTAACAATTTGATAACTGGGCAAATGATGGGCAGCCTTGACGTGCCAATTGAACGAATGAACGAGAATTTTACTAACTTCGATATGTTTGGGAGAGAACATGATAAGGGCATAACAGGCTTTGGTTTTACCAATAATTGGCAAGAAACGGCTCGTCCCTCGTTCTCTACAGTCTCAAATTCATCCATTACAACAGTGTCTCCGCCACCAGAGAAAGAAATAGATACCATTGTAGCTCCGAGAAGAAATGCGGTGTcaacaaagaagagaaaaacagag CAATTTCCTGAGGAAGAGGATTGTAAAATCAAGAGACCTCAGTCAGAGATTAGTGAGAAAAGCCAAAGAGCTGCTTCAGGAAATAATTCCAAGGAGAATTCTAAGACATCAGAGGTTCAAAAACCTGATTATATTCATGTCAGGGCACGTCGTGGTCAAGCCACTGATAGCCACAGCTTAGCAGAAAGA GCTAGAAGGGAGAAAATCAGTAAGAAGATGAAATATTTACAAGATATAGTCCCAGGTTGCAACAAAGTGACAGGCAAGGCCGGAATGCTAGATGAAATCATCAATTACGTTCAATCTCTACAGAAACAAGTGGAGTTCCTATCAATGAAACTTGCTGTTCTAAATCCTAGGCTTGATTTGAACACAGATAACTTTTTTACCAAAGATTTCCCCTCTTACATGTCCAATTTTCCAACAGTAGATATTCCCACACTTTCAGAATATAGCTTAATCCAACACCAACAAATGTTACCCCAAAGAAGGGAAAACTGTTTAATGTCATTTCCAGAAGCGGCAGCTTCCCCTATTACG GTAGTACAGCAGCAGCCAAATTTTGAAACTGATTTGCAGAGCCTTTTTCAGTGTCAGTTTTAA